A genomic stretch from Microtus pennsylvanicus isolate mMicPen1 chromosome 9, mMicPen1.hap1, whole genome shotgun sequence includes:
- the LOC142857759 gene encoding disintegrin and metalloproteinase domain-containing protein 24-like → MSEVPVHVRIALLQVWLRVLLFPSIWPLTWCAEFKSLPEVVIPLRVTISSRNMSHAGWKSYSLHLGGQRHIISMKPQSFLVSSHLSVFTYSDQGDLIEDRPFVQKDCYYFGFVEGNPESTVALITCLGGLQGTLQINDTAYEIRPKSPSSTFEHLVYKIDNEKTQLCSMRCALTDEETAEQETPQEDDDSSTTQVVYGTWWTHRLYIELALVIDHEQFLYRGRNTSLVLRDVFMIMNGLNYFLFPVDINVALLGLVIWSKENPIPVKDIYTLLPAFCKWKSEHLDSYLRHDIAHLFVNYNFSNYFGIAYVGTICNKTFGCGVESPLGENFFNFGCIVAHGIGHNLGMPHDGIFCTCGGGPCVMSPTTRCSRKFSNCSHAALWENTAKASCMYNKLNLSDTYPFKFCGNGVVDEGEECDCGPPELCDYSLCCQPGCTLKPGASCDTGLCCSNKCQFLPSGTLCRIKESECDLPEWCNGTSPECPEDVFLQDGSSCSDGGYCYEKRCNSHDEQCRRLFGKDARKASDSCYQEVNTYGDRFGNCGIINNVYVKCNNSDILCGRVQCKEVKSLPIWRSHYTVHWTHFKGVSCWSTDYHFGMSIPDLGDVKDGTHCGPEHVCMNRKCVNKSIWASECSPKTCNKNGVCNNKHHCHCNDGWSPPYCLLKGTGGSIDSGPSSGSKNEEKDKEKEKDKDKEMERKSQDNSFISWIFPVSFTVLLLFLFLWIIKGSTPSPEKEETKPSHEEEETSTSPSTASTSTNTE, encoded by the coding sequence ATGAGTGAGGTTCCAGTACATGTAAGAATCGCTCTCTTGCAGGTATGGTTGAGGGTGTTGCTCTTTCCTTCTATATGGCCCCTGACCTGGTGTGCTGAATTCAAAAGCCTTCCAGAAGTAGTGATACCCTTGAGGGTAACCATCTCTAGTAGAAACATGAGTCATGCAGGCTGGAAGTCCTATAGCCTACACTTAGGAGGCCAGAGACACATTATCTCCATGAAGCCCCAAAGCTTTCTAGTATCCAGCCATCTCTCTGTGTTCACCTACAGTGATCAAGGAGACCTCATTGAGGATCGGCCTTTTGTCCAAAAAGACTGCTATTACTTTGGTTTTGTGGAAGGAAACCCAGAATCCACGGTTGCTCTTATCACCTGTTTGGGGGGTTTACAAGGAACATTACAGATAAACGACACAGCTTATGAAATTAGACCCAAGAGCCCTTCTTCCACATTTGAACATCTAGTTTATAAGATAGACAATGAAAAAACTCAATTATGTTCCATGAGATGTGCATTAACAGATGAAGAAACAGCAGAGCAAGAGACACCTCAAGAGGACGATGACTCCTCCACAACACAAGTTGTCTATGGGACATGGTGGACTCACAGATTGTATATTGAACTGGCATTGGTTATAGACCATGAACAATTCCTTTATCGAGGCCGTAATACTTCTCTTGTGCTACGAGATGTATTCATGATTATGAATGGACTAAATTACTTCTTATTTCCAGTGGATATTAATGTGGCTTTACTTGGACTTGTAATCTGGAGTAAGGAAAACCCCATACCAGTGAAAGATATATATACTCTCTTGCCAGCATTTTGTAAGTGGAAGAGTGAACACCTTGATTCTTACCTACGACATGATATTGCACATCTCTTTGTGAATTATAATTTTAGTAACTATTTTGGCATAGCCTATGTTGGAACTATATGTAATAAGACATTTGGGTGTGGAGTTGAGAGTCCCTTGGGGGAAAATTTCTTTAACTTTGGGTGTATCGTGGCACATGGGATAGGTCATAATTTGGGCATGCCCCATGATGGGATATTTTGTACATGTGGAGGAGGACCATGTGTGATGTCTCCTACAACAAGATGTTCCAGAAAATTCAGTAACTGTAGTCATGCTGCATTGTGGGAAAACACAGCCAAAGCAAGCTGTATGTACAATAAACTCAACCTTTCGGATACCTATCCGTTTAAGTTCTGTGGGAACGGGGTGGTTGATGAAGGTGAGGAGTGTGACTGTGGACCCCCCGAATTATGTGACTATAGTCTCTGTTGTCAGCCAGGCTGTACTCTCAAGCCTGGAGCTAGCTGTGATACCGGGCTATGCTGCAGCAACAAATGCCAATTCCTGCCATCTGGCACTCTGTGTAGAATTAAGGAGAGCGAATGTGACCTCCCAGAATGGTGCAATGGAACTTCACCTGAGTGCCCAGAAGATGTGTTTTTACAGGATGGAAGCTCTTGCAGTGATGGTGGCTACTGCTATGAAAAAAGATGTAACAGCCATGATGAACAGTGCCGGAGACTTTTTGGCAAGGATGCCAGGAAAGCATCTGACAGTTGCTACCAGGAAGTCAATACTTATGGTGATCGTTTTGGTAACTGTGGAATAATAAACAATGTATATGTGAAATGTAATAACTCAGATATCCTCTGTGGAAGAGTTCAGTGTAAAGAAGTGAAAAGTCTTCCTATTTGGAGGAGCCATTATACCGTACATTGGACTCATTTCAAAGGTGTCTCCTGCTGGAGTACTGACTACCATTTTGGGATGAGCATCCCTGACCTTGGTGACGTAAAAGATGGCACACACTGTGGTCCAgagcatgtgtgcatgaacaGAAAGTGTGTCAATAAGTCAATCTGGGCAAGTGAGTGTTCACCAAAGACCTGCAACAAGAATGGCGTCTGCAATAACAAACATCATTGCCATTGCAATGATGGCTGGAGTCCACCATATTGCCTGCTAAAGGGCACTGGAGGGAGTATTGACAGCGGTCCATCTTCTGGAAGCAAAAATGAGGAGAAggataaagagaaggagaaggacaaggacaaggagatggagaggaagtcACAGGATAATAGCTTCATAAGTTGGatatttcctgtttcttttacggttttgcttttatttttatttctttggattaTCAAGGGCTCTACACCATCACCTGAGAAAGAAGAGACTAAACCATCACATGAGGAAGAAGAGACCAGCACTTCTCCTTCAACAGCTTCAACTTCAACTAACACAGAGTAG
- the LOC142857760 gene encoding disintegrin and metalloproteinase domain-containing protein 25-like translates to MQAMGETVVHTRISHLQLMLETLFILSTWPVPGHAQHINLPEVMIPLRVRGNSTMQAMGWLIYSLHVEGQRHFIYMKAKKFSMSRHFSVFTYTEQGALHQDQPFVQNNCYYHGYVDGDPESIVALTTCFGGFHGILQINGTVYEVKPKKLSSTFEHLVYKVGSKETQLRPMRCALTEEEIARQMTLQEHDNPTLMQSSYEGWWTHKRFLNLALVVDHERILYLNGNLSLVLLETLMIVDMINTIYRPLDLEVVLPGVEMWNEGNQVTATSIDGFLTQFCSWKSVALNNRIPNDIAHLFVLYDFDIYLGLAYVGTVCVPSLNCGVESLIGSNIFQFGLTTAHEMGHNLGMSHDSDYCTCGKEACLMAESSSGIYKFSNCSFAEFWPAYATANCMQKEKKPVSKYKLKVCGNGVVDYGEQCDCGSSEMCKNDPCCMRGCTLRGGASCAFGLCCQDCQIMPSATVCREQDNECDLPEWCDGHSHECPDDVYLLDGSSCKDGGYCYEKRCRNRDEQCRQIFGKEARNAAQRCYREINSQGDRFGNCGIFSGSYIRCNDSDILCGRVQCENVQVVPFMEAHSTVHWTYVNGVTCWGTDYHWGMTIADIGHVKDGTECGPGHVCINRKCVSKLIWVSDCSPETCNLKGVCNNLHHCHCNVGWDPPFCLSRGYGGSVDSGPTYQKVEKPKKNYWKLIILVLFVIVSFFVLIWLCSKYAVSPRSEKASVSTSEEDKTSSDVSTSSKSS, encoded by the coding sequence ATGCAGGCTATGGGGGAGACTGTGGTGCACACGAGGATAAGTCATCTGCAACTCATGCTAGAGACCTTGTTCATTCTCTCAACATGGCCCGTCCCTGGGCATGCTCAACACATCAACCTCCCAGAAGTCATGATACCCTTAAGGGTCAGAGGCAACAGCACAATGCAGGCTATGGGATGGCTGATCTATAGCCTGCACGTTGAGGGCCAGAGACATTTTATTTACATGAAAGCTAAGAAGTTTTCAATGTCTAGACACTTCTCTGTATTCACCTACACGGAACAAGGTGCTCTACACCAGGACCAGCCCTTTGTCCAGAACAATTGCTACTACCATGGCTATGTGGATGGAGATCCAGAATCCATAGTGGCACTTACCACCTGTTTCGGGGGCTTTCATGGAATATTACAGATAAATGGGACAGTATATGAAGTCAAGCCCaagaaactttcatctacattCGAACATTTGGTTTACAAGGTGGGCAGCAAGGAGACACAACTACGCCCCATGAGATGTGCATTAACAGAAGAAGAGATAGCAAGGCAAATGACGCTTCAAGAGCATGATAACCCCACGCTGATGCAAAGCAGCTATGAGGGCTGGTGGACCCACAAGCGATTTCTTAACCTGGCATTGGTTGTAGACCATGAGCGAATTCTTTATCTGAATGGCAATCTGTCACTTGTGTTACTGGAAACATTGATGATCGTTGACATGATAAACACGATTTATCGTccactggatcttgaggtagttTTACCCGGAGTTGAGATGTGGAATGAAGGAAACCAGGTGACAGCGACTAGCATAGATGGTTTCCTGACACAATTTTGTTCTTGGAAAAGTGTCGCCCTTAACAATCGAATTCCAAATGATATTGCACATCTTTTTGTGCTATATGATTTTGATATATATCTTGGCCTAGCCTATGTTGGAACTGTTTGTGTTCCATCTCTTAATTGTGGCGTTGAGTCTCTGATAGGCTCTAATATTTTTCAATTTGGACTTACTACAGCACATGAAATGGGTCATAATTTGGGTATGTCGCATGATAGTGACTATTGTACCTGTGGAAAGGAAGCCTGCTTAATGGCTGAATCAAGCAGTGGCATCTACAAATTCAGTAACTGCAGTTTTGCTGAGTTTTGGCCTGCTTATGCTACTGCCAACTGTatgcaaaaggaaaagaagccagtAAGCAAATACAAATTAAAAGTCTGTGGGAATGGTGTAGTTGACTATGGAGAGCAGTGTGATTGTGGATCTTCAGAAATGTGTAAAAATGATCCATGTTGTATGAGAGGCTGTACCCTCAGAGGTGGAGCTTCCTGTGCTTTTGGGCTTTGCTGCCAAGATTGCCAGATCATGCCATCAGCCACCGTGTGCAGAGAACAGGACAATGAATGTGACCTTCCAGAATGGTGCGACGGACATTCACACGAGTGCCCTGATGATGTCTATTTGCTCGATGGGAGCTCCTGTAAAGATGGTGGCTACTGCTACGAAAAGAGATGTCGTAACCGAGATGAACAGTGTCGGCAAATCTTTGGCAAAGAAGCCAGGAACGCGGCTCAGAGATGCTACAGGGAAATCAACAGCCAAGGTGACCGGTTTGGCAACTGTGGTATATTCAGTGGCTCATACATAAGATGTAATGACTCAGACATCCTCTGTGGGAGAGTTCAGTGTGAGAATGTACAAGTTGTTCCTTTTATGGAAGCACATTCCACTGTTCACTGGACTTACGTCAATGGTGTCACCTGTTGGGGAACTGACTACCACTGGGGGATGACAATAGCTGACATTGGCCATGTGAAAGACGGCACAGAATGCGGTCCAGGGCATGTGTGCATTAATAGGAAGTGTGTCAGTAAATTAATTTGGGTAAGTGATTGTTCACCAGAGACCTGCAATCTGAAAGGGGTCTGCAATAATTTACACCATTGCCACTGCAACGTGGGGTGGGACCCACCATTTTGCCTTTCACGTGGCTATGGAGGGAGTGTTGACAGTGGCCCTACATATCAAAAAGTAGAGAAACCCAAGAAAAATTATTGGAAACTCAtcattcttgttctttttgttattgtttcgtTCTTTGTGTTAATTTGGCTTTGTAGTAAGTATGCAGTATCTCCTAGGAGTGAAAAAGCCAGTGTTTCCACTTCAGAAGAGGACAAAACATCCAGTGATGTCAGCACTTCTAGCAAAAGCTCATAA